The following proteins come from a genomic window of Anopheles ziemanni chromosome 3, idAnoZiCoDA_A2_x.2, whole genome shotgun sequence:
- the LOC131288499 gene encoding uncharacterized protein LOC131288499, which translates to MAAGIFYGLSKPENIEQYLRPLVDEINFLIEHGIIINGKKLSVKLRAIIADTPARSFVKGTVGHTGYAGSPGCMKCVVEGQYIREGRTVVFPGVGAPKRTDKGFRENAYPKHCKMISPLLDLKDFDIINDVVVADRLHLIDLGVMKCLLIGWRDGSLGKVRWSTSQCSQISLGVRQY; encoded by the exons ATGGCAGCGGGCATCTTTTATGGGTTGTCCAAACCTGAAAATATTGAGCAATATCTGCGTCCGTTGGTAGATGAGATTAATTTTCTCATTGAGCACGGAATCATCATCAACGGGAAAAAGTTGTCCGTCAAACTGCGAGCTATTATCGCCGACACTCCGGCCAGGTCGTTTGTtaaag GTACTGTTGGGCATACCGGCTACGCAGGatccccg ggATGTATGAAATGTGTTGTAGAAGGACAATACATTAGAGAAGGTCGTACGGTTGTGTTTCCAGGAGTAGGTGCACCAAAACGAACAGACAAGGGATTCAGAGAAAATGCGTACCCGAAACACTGCAAAATGATATCACCACTTTTAGATCTTAAGGATTTTGATATCATCAACGATGTGGTTGTTGCAGATCGTTTACATCTGATAGATCTTGGGGTCATGAAATGTTTGCTGATTGGGTGGCGTGACGGATCGCTGGGCAAAGTGCGTTGGTCAACTTCGCAATGTTCGCAGATTTCGTTAGGCGTTAGGCAATATTAA